In the genome of Methylococcus sp. EFPC2, the window CCGTCTCATGCGGCCTTGCCTGTCCCTGCGCGTCGGCGCCAGGCGAGTACGCCCAGCCCCAGCAGTTCCAGTGGCAGCGTGGCCGTTTCCGGAACGTTGTTCGTGGCTGCGAGGACGGTGATTTTACCCGTAGTCGCAGGAACCTCGTAATCTTTGCAGGATGTGTCAGGGTAGCGCTCGCATTCGACCGTGACCTCCGTAATCCCGAGGGGCGCGGTCGGTTTGATGAGGAAATTCAACGCCAGGATGGATCCCGTTTGTTGATCGACGGGGAGCGTGAAGGTGGCCAGACTGACCACAACCTGACCGACACTAGGAATACCGGGGATCACCGAGAAATCTCCGGTCAGCGTACCCACCAGCGCGTCGACGAAATCCAGCCGGCTGGGGTCGTAGGTCACCACAACGGTGGCCGCTTCGAGATTGTTTGTGAGGTCGTCCAGCAAGTTCAGGGTGACTTGCTGACCTTGAAACCCGCTCTGATCGGGGATGGAAAGCGGGACGCTGTGGGCGGCAAACGGCGCGATGGCCAGGACGACGGCCACGAGCAAACCATGGATCGAACGCATAAGAACCTCATCAGGCAAGGGATTAGGAAGCAGGGGCCCTGGATGCGTGGCTGTCTTCGCGGCGCCGACGGCCGGTCGCGTTCAGGGACTGCAGTTTAAATTTCATCCTGGTTAGGCATGATGCATGCCATATTTTTTATCTAATTGAAATTACTTTATTTATTTTTATTGCCTCGTGTCCAAGAACGATCTCGCTCGGACTCAATGTAAAAAATTCTGACAGTTGGGAGAGCTCGCGCCGGATCGGGGTAATGTCGCCGAAGCTCCGGGCGGGCGGCGTTCTTCGCACGGTAGCGGTCAGGCTAGGCAAATTTCCTTATCCGTAGCGCCGCCGAAATCCTGTACTTCTCATCGGAGGGAACGGGTGAGGCTAATTCGCCCCATCCCTAACCGGAGCACCGGCGCAGAATCCCCACATTCATCGCCATCGCACGCCAGCGGGGCCGGAAACACCGGGGCATGGCCGCCCTAGCCCGGCTATCGTCCAGAGCGGCAAGTTGCTGAGTTACAAGGATTATTTGTATTGGCGCGGGACGTGCTGAAGGAAATACCGTGATCCTTGCGGGCGATTTCGGGCCAGACGCTGCTTACGCCGGCGGATACACGCAGTGCACGGAAACGGCACGCCGAGGCGGTGCCGGGGGCAGTCAACGAAGCTAGGCGGGAATTCGCAACTACATGGCCAACGTTTTCGCGATTCACTCGGTGGGGAATTCCATCGTGACTTTCCTGCGCAATACCTACCCCACCCAGATCGGCGGGCGCGACATGCCGGCCTGCAGCTTTGAACTCACTTCCAGCAACCAGCTCGCGGGCGATATCGAAGAGACCACCCGGTTGACGCTGTACCTCTACCGCATCACCGTCAACGAGCACAGCCGCCAGACGCGCCGCGCCGCGGCCGCACCCGACAGCTTCCTGCCGCTGGGGCTGGATCTGCACTATCTGCTCACCGCCTGGGCCGGAAATCCCCTCGACGAGCAGGTGACCCTGGCCTGGGCCATCCGCCAGCTTCATCAGTTTCCGATCTTTGACGCCTCGTCGCTGTCGCCCGAAGCGGGATGGGCGGCGGATGAAGTCGTGCAGCTGATACCGGCCGAATTGACGACCGAGGACGTGATGCGCATCTGGGATGCGCTGGAGCCCGCCTATCGTATTTCGGTGTCCTATATCGCGAGACTGGTGCGCCTCGATCCGGACGTCGACGAAGAACAGTTCCGCCCAGTGGTCGCCGCCCGTTTCGCCTATGGCACGGAGGCCGTCGACTGATGCACGCGCTGCGCGAACTGGAACGAGTCGAATGGCGTGTGCTGGGCGCTCTGCGCTTCGTCGACGCCACCACGCGCGCGCCGGTCGAAGGCCCGCTCGTACTGCAGGCGGAAGGGGCTGTTTTGACCCGCAACCGCAGCGGCCTCTATGTCATCCGCCACTGGGACGCGTTGAGCGCGCACGAAGCGGAATTTTCCGCCCCGCCCGCCGATCCCGCGCCGGCCTCACGGGTCTTGAGCGTCGCGGTGAACGATCCGAGCGGCCGGTATCTGCCGGTGATCGCGGCGGTTCCGCTGCCGCGATCGCCGGCCCCGGCACTGGCCGCCGACTCGCTGTTCCAGGCGCAGCAGGTGCCCCTCTACCCCTCACCTAGTGCGAGCGTGGGCAGCAATTGGGCCGTGCTCAGGATCAGCCTCAGCGAAACCGCCTCCGGCGACGCCCTGGGCGGTGCGCTGCTGCGCGT includes:
- a CDS encoding cohesin domain-containing protein, which translates into the protein MRSIHGLLVAVVLAIAPFAAHSVPLSIPDQSGFQGQQVTLNLLDDLTNNLEAATVVVTYDPSRLDFVDALVGTLTGDFSVIPGIPSVGQVVVSLATFTLPVDQQTGSILALNFLIKPTAPLGITEVTVECERYPDTSCKDYEVPATTGKITVLAATNNVPETATLPLELLGLGVLAWRRRAGTGKAA
- a CDS encoding DUF4255 domain-containing protein, which produces MANVFAIHSVGNSIVTFLRNTYPTQIGGRDMPACSFELTSSNQLAGDIEETTRLTLYLYRITVNEHSRQTRRAAAAPDSFLPLGLDLHYLLTAWAGNPLDEQVTLAWAIRQLHQFPIFDASSLSPEAGWAADEVVQLIPAELTTEDVMRIWDALEPAYRISVSYIARLVRLDPDVDEEQFRPVVAARFAYGTEAVD